The window CTTTTTGTAGATTAGATTGTGGATTGCAAGTACTTCAATCAAGCTAAAGGCATGTTAACTTGTTGGTTGAAGAGTCCGTCATCATCTCTCTCTAGGTCTTTAATATTTTGCTAGTTGATAATCAGTATAATATTAACACAATCACATAACCAAAACAAGGTTACTCTCTTATTAAAAAACAAGGTTTCCGTCAtccaaatattagttctttgaTTACTGTAAGAACAGTCAAGTACAAATTTACTACACTCAAGTACTTTATCCTGATTTCGATTTTACATTCATGAAATAAAATCACAACTATTAAGTTATCAACTCACCCAACACATCAACTTGTCAATAACAGGGATCAGGGCTTACTTGGATTCATATACTAAATTACTCAAAGCCCATCAATATAAAACCTTAATATCTAGAGTATACACTTAGGGAATCTAGGAGGAGCAAATGGTTTAAATTGACACCACCGGCATTACTCGAGCTTCGAAACTATGTGAACTCACACCAATGAAGTGACTAACTGAACCATATATCTTCAACTACAACTTCGCAAGGATCCAAGTGTGCCCATTTGGCATAGCAGAAGAGTTGAATTGGCCATCAATAGTGCGCAATTCCTATCTAGTAGTGTGAAATCAACAAGAAGACAACAAGTCTGTATTTTTCTTGATAATAGCATAATGGTCAGCAGTAAAATAAGTGCTTGCATATAATCAGACAATCTTACTCCAAATAACTGATTGAAGACACTAGGCGTCCTCATATAGGTTGCATTATTTCAAATTAGTAATAATAAATACTGATAACTGCTAGGAACTGAGTTATGGCAAGAACCCCTATATTTCGTAGCAGTCTACAATGAATAGTATAGTTTCTTCGACAACTGCTCTGCCTCACCATTACAGTCTTAGACATATCTGTTGAAGCTGACAAACTCAAATTCGATTTGCAGATCAATTTTGAATTCAGacatatttatatgaattcaaGAAGTGACCGAGCAGTTCGAAAATAAATCCTACATTCCAATCTACTTGCAATTCCAGATATATCTAAAATGATTATGATACAGACACTAACACAACTAAATGCAGATAAGTTTTAGAAACATCAAACGTACCTCCAGAAAGGCTGCTGATTGAGCAAGCAGCAGAGGCTTTTCTACTGCATCGTAAACATGTTCGTGCCCAGATTCAATGAGGGTCTTTACAGCAATAAAAAGAACTTGAAAcctaaaacaaaaatcaaacaagCACACAATATCAAAATCAAGACCTTAACAATAAAACACCAAATTAACAGTAAAACTTTGAAAATTTACCATCCAATAAAGACAGTCCAATTATAAATAGTGAGGTAAATTCGAGATAATAATCCCATTTCAAGATTCCCAAGGAAAATGACAAAGATTGCAACTTTTTCTCGAGTTGAGCGAATTGGGAAAATGGGTAGTATTTAAAAACGAATGGGGAAGAAGATAAAGAAAGTTATAGCAGTAGTGATTATTAGGTGAACGGATCAAcaacttaaaaaattaaaaccccATCACAAGTTTTGTGCTTTTATTTCTTGAATTAGGCTCACTGGATGCCAACTCCCCAATTGAAATGCTACAAATACACCAAGAAGTGTAAAACATGCCCATGTGGATGCATACATATACCAAACCTACTTGCTTGTTTAGATTCAAGATTTGCCTCTTTTAATATAGAGcaatgatttttattatttattttaaagttgaaaaagtttttttttcaagAGGTGATAAAAGTTAAGTTTTTAGagttttctttaaaatattattaattttaattgcagctctatcaatatatttatataaaggagaagcgaggggcgtctaggtggcgcctctcacatcgctccgttctatttttctaattttttggaatttttaaatgaaaaatatcaaaaattagaactacctttttaaatttcgggtatattagaagcaagttttagaatctgattttgtttcaaattatttatggaatatagtttGTTGagagttttaatctgattttctttcagattatttaattatgggaaagacaaattatttattgaatatggtagtttgaaagttttaatctgattttgttttaaattatttatgaaatatagtagtttgaaagttttgatctgattttgttttatattatttaattatgggaaatacaaattatttatggaatatagtagcttgcaaattttaatctgattttgtttcagattatttaattatgggaaatacaaattatttatggaatatagtagcttgaaagttttaatctgattttgtttcaaattatttaattatgggaaagaatagcacacaagtctctctgcacctataaatacccttttagattgtagggttttggatcatctcaACACAActtactctctctcaatactacaaccctacctctctctggtgatagttcttgtgctcgatttctaactcggaagtgcaacgataagtgaatgtTGTTTATAcaatactaaaaaaaataaaggttgttgcaagcaaaggtagttatagaccgctatattggagtcgacaaatccaaacacgggaaaagaatatagacTTGACATGATgttgatggttgatatcaataaatctactattagtgatatatgtttgttggttattcttttataatatttgttttgttcatcagacatgtttgttgttgttaatttttatatgatttaatttgtataaagaaaaaaattattcatgcattatctattTGCACCGTTCAAAAAACTTTTAAGTAAAGtttgtttatatagtattaaaaaataaaggttgttacaagcaagggtggtagttatagaccgctatctcacataTTTAATTTAGATGTGTTTGTGCACAAtcgatccaaaaaaattggagaaagGTGACAATGGAAGAACgtgattactttttaaaaaaacaaataaaattaagattcgtcatgctataaattgttaattacttgtataaatttattttcattttttttcatcatgaattatagtccaaatttgcaattttatatattagtattggtattaaatcaagatttttataataaaaatttattgaatcctacaagtattaattttgaaatattaatatattaatatacttttaatagacaacaacaaaattattttattctacaaatattaatattgaattattaatataatttttataggccgccgcaacgcgcggcttctcaactagttaaaaTATGGTAGAAAAACTAAGTTTTATTTTATGCTAGTTGTGAATATTTTGTATCATTCATAGATGATCATATTTGATGCGTATATTTTGGTTTGTAAGAAACGATGAAATATTTTTTGGTTAGTTTAATTGTTTGTCTTGtttttttgtattattatattttcttttatgtttAACCAAGGattaaatttctattttgatttcattttctccttattatatatacaaacatacttttataattatttattattagatataatatattttattatctgtATAATATggattatcttttatatatcaatttatGTTACCcttatttcttttattcttatttttaagcTGCTGAAAATAGATTATAAAGGtcttttttaattagttttgatcttcttttcaaataataaaattttattgtctacGGTTTTCGGAAAATCTTGCATACTTTAGACCAGATGAATAGATGATAAGgttattttttcctttttaatgaAAAGTAGTTTCATCTAATATTGTTTTTTGGGTAAAATGGCTTGATCATTACTGAACTGGACTTCAACTTGCAAGTGGATAACTAAACTCAAAAAGCTTGCATTTAACTAACTTAACCAGCTTTTACTTGCAATCACATAACTAAACTAAACTTCCGTTAAATCAACTAACGGGACTAACGGAAAATCTACCCCGCAGTACATTGTTTAGTTGGATCTGATGCAAACTTTGGtttgtttttttcttctttttttggccaaatttatttttttctttttaatcatTACTAAATCCTACaatcacattttaaaaaaaatatatgataaaaatcgagtaaatattttataaattaagcaAAAAATAATGTATGCAGAAAAAATTAAACGAAATAATAACTACTTAATACAGAAGTCTTTAATGATTTAATGAAAAGAGAGTGACATGAAATGAGGCACACTGTTAATGAACAAAAAGCCTACGTTCGGGGCAACAGTAAACCAGAGCAAATGTCACTGTAGTAGTCTCTGGGGGACCAAAAATCTGTCCAATTTCATGACCATATGTACTTGTTCCATTTTAAATAATACGCTTAAATAAGCCTGTAACATGATCAGGCATTAATAAACTACTATTGCTGCAGAATAGAAAATGAAATTCAATTTCTAATTGTTCTTGGAGGTGTAAACTTTTGCACTTTCTTCAAGAGTCTCCCACTTGTACTTCTTATCCCTGTTTGTGAATTAGACAACTGATTTGCACCACATGCTTTCctccattttttctttttttctacaAAAACATTGGGTGGAGTTGTAGTTCCAGGTGTAGGCACCTACAgatatacaaaaaatattagaGCACATGTACACTTTAATGAGCAGAAGTGATGTAAacttataagaaaaatattaaaactcaCAAATAGCATTCTAGCTGTTGGTTGCATCTCAACATCATCATATAATATAGGTACTAACTCATTTTGTGTATCAGCTGCATTTTCCATTTGATTTAGCAGTtctaccatcatcaaatcttcacCAGTTGCATCCTCTTTTTGCTGTAGCTGAAGTTCAACTTGTGTCTCATCAAATTGTTCAGTCATCACCTTCTTTGGTCTCCCTTTTTTTTCACCCCTCTTTGGAGGCACATAATCATGAGGCTTATCAGGACAAGCATTAATTTTGTGACCCTCTTTTCTACAGTATCCACAATGCATCACTCTGCCTGCGTAGctcattcttttatattttccaCTACAAACAGTCCCTCTCCCTCCTTCCCATCCCTCCCTCCTCCTACAATTTTTTGGCCGGCCTCTAAGTTTTTTCACTATTAAAGGTGGTAAAACATTATCACCAATCACATCATCCCAAAATTCTTCCCCTCTAATAACTTCAATACAATTTGAATAACATTTCATATAAGTTTCTTTGGTGAACCAGTGAGCTACAAAATCAACCGGGTTTTGTCTAGAATGTTGGATAGCTGTGACACCATGACAACAAGGTACACCAGTTAATTCCCACACCCTACATGAGCAAGTTCTGTTATTCAAACTTACTTCACAAGAAGTCCCATTCCCTTTGACTACATATTTATCCCTTCCATCCCACAAAACTCTAAAGCCTACACTATCTTTTATAGCCTCATCTaaaattcttttcattttaggAACATCAACTTTACTACACTTCCACTCACCAACATCAACTTTAAGTTCTCTTTTAAACTCTTCCTGCATTTCCCTCAACTTCCAATTTGGGTTCTTTCTAATTCTGTCCCCATATTTATCAGCAAGCCATTTCACAGTCACAAGCATATTGTTGTAAGTCCACACACAATTATGCTCATCTCTTAAAGTTTTAATCTGCCAACcttgattttctttaatatgGGTGACCCACATTTTAAAAGGACAACTTTTTGCACAACCTACTTGAACTCTCCTTTTATCATCAACTAAATAATGATATGGTCTACCTGTCTCCATTGAGCTAGACCTTACAgcattttttaattgttttttatcAGCAAAAATGAGCCCTACCCTCCACTTTATATCACTAGCAGGGGTCATTTCATTGAATAATAAAATCACACTTTTTTCTTTGTCAGAGGTGGGAGGTGCTGCATAGCAAATTTCACTATCTGATTCATCTTCACTGCTTTTATAATTTAGAGATCCACTATTAAGTGAACTATCAGACTCAGTATCTTCATCACTGTAATGCTTTTCTTGAAGttcatccaatttttttttctccagTCTACTTTTCTTTCTTATTTCAACAAATTCATCATCACTGTAGCTATGTCCATTCCTGTCATCCTCGTCATCTCTATCAGAATCAAACCCAGGAGGGATGACATGGTAAACAAATAACATGGCCATATTCTTACAACTCTTAGAATACTCAGCAATTTTAGGCAATGACTCATTGTTGACCAATTTAATTCCAGATTCAACTTTATAATATAACGAATCATATTCACCAAGAACATCACCAACACGTACCTTAAGCTGAGATATAGTAATACTTTCCAA of the Daucus carota subsp. sativus chromosome 4, DH1 v3.0, whole genome shotgun sequence genome contains:
- the LOC108217625 gene encoding uncharacterized protein LOC108217625, coding for MEDERERRRNLKNKTQSSNDSQRQLHSIKLFYGGDFVHIPVCSYTSQLYKVYYNIDLESITISQLKVRVGDVLGEYDSLYYKVESGIKLVNNESLPKIAEYSKSCKNMAMLFVYHVIPPGFDSDRDDEDDRNGHSYSDDEFVEIRKKSRLEKKKLDELQEKHYSDEDTESDSSLNSGSLNYKSSEDESDSEICYAAPPTSDKEKSVILLFNEMTPASDIKWRVGLIFADKKQLKNAVRSSSMETGRPYHYLVDDKRRVQVGCAKSCPFKMWVTHIKENQGWQIKTLRDEHNCVWTYNNMLVTVKWLADKYGDRIRKNPNWKLREMQEEFKRELKVDVGEWKCSKVDVPKMKRILDEAIKDSVGFRVLWDGRDKYVVKGNGTSCEVSLNNRTCSCRVWELTGVPCCHGVTAIQHSRQNPVDFVAHWFTKETYMKCYSNCIEVIRGEEFWDDVIGDNVLPPLIVKKLRGRPKNCRRREGWEGGRGTVCSGKYKRMSYAGRVMHCGYCRKEGHKINACPDKPHDYVPPKRGEKKGRPKKVMTEQFDETQVELQLQQKEDATGEDLMMVELLNQMENAADTQNELVPILYDDVEMQPTARMLFVPTPGTTTPPNVFVEKKKKWRKACGANQLSNSQTGIRSTSGRLLKKVQKFTPPRTIRN